The DNA region CCACTCCCCCGCCCGCCCCGATGATCAGCACCTTCTGGCCCGGTGCCACCTGCCCGCTGTCCCGGACCGCCTGGAGCGCTGTGACCGCGGAGATGGGCACCGCCGCAGCCTGCTCGAATGTGAGGCTTGCCGGCTTCAAAGCCAGCCTCTCCTCCTTGGCGCAGACGTACTCAGCAAACGACCCCTCGCAGGTGCCGTACACCTCATCGCCGGGCTGGAAGCGGGTCACACCGTTGCCCACTGTCTCCACAACGCCGGCAACCTCCCGGCCCCGCACCGGCACCTTGGGCTTTTTCAGCCCGTAGCCGAAGATCCGGAGCAGATAGGGCATCCCGGTCATGAGGTGCCACACCCCTTGGTCCACGCCGGCGGCGCGGACCCGGATGAGCACCTCGCCGTCACCGGGTACCGGTTTCTCGATGTCGCGAAGCTGGAGCACGTCCGCGGACCCGTATGCGTCCTGCACGATAGCCTTCATGATGCGTCTCCTTCATGGTTCGGGTATTGAAATACGTCCTCAAGCGGAACGTTGAGCACATGAGCGATCTGGAAAGCCATCTCCAGGGAGGGCGAGTACCGGCCCTGCTCGATGGCGATGACTGTCTGGCGGGTCACGCCCACGCGTTCCGCCAGTTCCGCCTGGGTCATCTCGCCCCTCTCGAACCTCAGGCGCCGGATGGAATTGGTCACCCGAGTAGGTTTCACCACGGCTGGAACCCGCGGCGGTAGGCGACGATCTTGGCCACGGAGCCCAGGATCGCCGACAGGACGAAGGTCAGGTAGATGACGTTCGCGATCCAGAAATGGTCCACTTCGGCCATCGCCATCAGCAGCGCGGCCACTCCCCCGATGACCACAAACGACTGGCCGATGTACTCTCCGAAGCGGTAATCTCCCTGTCCCGTTGGTCTTTCCTCCCCGCCTCCCTGGGCGAGAAGATGCCGATCAGGGCGTGCAGCGCGATGGACACTCCGATGGAAGCCCCGATGGTCCACAGCAGCGGAGCAACGTACGGAATCTCGGCAAGGGACACGGT from Arthrobacter pascens includes:
- a CDS encoding helix-turn-helix transcriptional regulator, giving the protein MVKPTRVTNSIRRLRFERGEMTQAELAERVGVTRQTVIAIEQGRYSPSLEMAFQIAHVLNVPLEDVFQYPNHEGDAS